In Crinalium epipsammum PCC 9333, the genomic window GGTAGATCAACTCGCTGGCATCAAGTACCCATCGCGCAAAGCAGGCGACAAGCCTAACCGTTCTCAGATCATCTTAGATGCCCTCTCAGCATACATAGCTACAGCTAATGACACTGTAAACAACCCCATCAGCGAGGCTGTAAACAGTAGCAATACAGTGTCAGCATTACTGCTAGATGAGATGCCTGAGACT contains:
- a CDS encoding ribbon-helix-helix domain-containing protein, translating into MADSKVVSIRVPDELLEAVDQLAGIKYPSRKAGDKPNRSQIILDALSAYIATANDTVNNPISEAVNSSNTVSALLLDEMPETWRELIQSMIDQQVNSVNDTVNAVKKQVKKLEEGLELVKPAA